The Pseudomonas sp. DG56-2 genome contains a region encoding:
- the aspT gene encoding aspartate-alanine antiporter, whose amino-acid sequence MTEFVLHALRSNPEIAVFLAIGLGVLVGRIQIGSFHLGSVAGALLMGLVIGQVGLEVPHELKSVFFVLFIYAVGFKSGPEFFGCLNRGSLKLVLFSVVLCSTALGAILLMNKIYNFDAGFTAGLGAGALTDTAIMGTASSAIAQLGLDEAAKNQLYSHMAIAYAITYVFGTVGLVVFVGSIAPKLLGVDLRASARELELELGIASQEEIISIPYTRIVVRAHSLTEPSTLGLSIHELERQHPSMSIERVVRAGVVHERDSAMQLQLGDIVGIYALREDVGYLSGWLGAELDHPEALSFPTRTAEIVLTNRSLAGKTVHEIKSRLTGSERMGCFINSITRQNLDLPLLPNTVLHKGDVISLTGRTASVVALAEQLGRIRERSYKTDIAVHGLGMVVGALLGMLSTHIGMIPIELGVGGGVLLVALLIGWYNSRHPEFGSLPPAAQWAFSEFGLTAFGAVVGLLAGPPAIAAMQNEGLALLISGIVVTLLPPLVSLYFGRYVLRLHPMVLFGALAGAQTEAASMNKIIEQSGSNTPVIGFTVCYAISNVLLAVCGPIIVYIAS is encoded by the coding sequence ATGACCGAATTCGTGCTGCATGCCTTGCGTTCCAACCCCGAGATCGCGGTATTCCTGGCCATTGGCTTGGGTGTACTGGTCGGCCGTATCCAAATTGGCAGCTTTCATCTGGGTTCGGTGGCCGGTGCGCTGCTGATGGGGCTGGTGATCGGCCAGGTCGGCCTGGAGGTGCCCCACGAACTCAAATCAGTGTTCTTTGTGCTGTTCATTTATGCCGTTGGCTTCAAAAGTGGCCCGGAGTTTTTCGGTTGCCTGAACCGTGGCAGTCTTAAACTGGTGCTTTTTTCGGTGGTGCTTTGCAGCACCGCTCTGGGCGCGATTTTGCTGATGAACAAAATCTACAACTTCGATGCCGGCTTTACCGCCGGCTTGGGTGCAGGCGCCCTGACTGACACGGCGATCATGGGTACGGCCAGTAGTGCCATTGCGCAACTGGGGTTGGATGAGGCGGCGAAGAACCAGTTGTACAGCCATATGGCAATTGCCTATGCCATTACCTATGTGTTCGGCACAGTGGGGTTGGTGGTGTTTGTCGGCAGCATCGCCCCGAAATTGTTGGGCGTGGACCTGCGCGCCTCGGCGCGGGAGCTGGAGCTGGAGCTGGGCATCGCCAGCCAGGAAGAGATCATCAGCATCCCCTATACGCGCATCGTGGTGCGCGCCCACTCTTTGACTGAACCCAGTACACTAGGCTTATCCATCCATGAATTGGAACGCCAGCATCCGAGCATGAGCATCGAACGGGTAGTGCGCGCAGGGGTGGTGCATGAGCGCGACTCGGCGATGCAATTGCAGTTGGGCGATATCGTCGGTATCTATGCCCTGCGCGAAGACGTCGGGTATTTGAGTGGATGGCTGGGCGCCGAGCTGGACCACCCCGAAGCGTTGTCGTTTCCTACCCGTACTGCCGAGATAGTGCTGACCAACAGGTCATTGGCTGGCAAGACCGTGCATGAGATCAAATCCCGGCTAACGGGCTCTGAGCGTATGGGCTGCTTCATCAATTCGATCACCCGGCAAAACCTGGACTTGCCGCTGCTGCCCAATACCGTGCTGCACAAAGGTGATGTGATCTCGCTCACCGGGCGTACGGCCAGTGTTGTCGCCCTGGCCGAACAGTTGGGACGAATTCGCGAGCGCAGCTATAAAACCGATATTGCCGTCCACGGCTTGGGCATGGTGGTGGGCGCGCTGCTGGGTATGCTATCGACGCATATCGGCATGATCCCCATTGAACTGGGCGTGGGTGGCGGGGTGCTGTTGGTTGCACTGCTGATCGGCTGGTACAACTCGCGTCATCCGGAATTCGGCAGCTTACCGCCGGCTGCCCAGTGGGCGTTTTCCGAGTTTGGTCTCACCGCATTCGGCGCAGTCGTCGGCTTGCTGGCAGGCCCACCGGCAATCGCCGCCATGCAGAACGAGGGCCTGGCGCTGCTGATTTCAGGAATCGTGGTGACGTTGTTGCCGCCGCTTGTTTCGCTGTATTTCGGACGCTATGTGCTGCGATTGCACCCCATGGTGCTGTTTGGTGCATTGGCCGGGGCGCAGACTGAAGCGGCGTCGATGAACAAAATCATCGAACAATCCGGGAGCAACACGCCAGTGATTGGCTTTACCGTGTGCTACGCGATTTCCAACGTGTTGTTGGCCGTGTGTGGCCCGATCATTGTGTATATAGCCAGTTAA
- a CDS encoding mechanosensitive ion channel family protein, whose protein sequence is MTFYQPAYADQETAVVTAPAAELKVFNRSILTFRATLLGETPKVRMQRAEAVINEMIGGTEDLDIRIDAIQDSYLVLLGERRAFIVTPKDTDADISVAEAATEAAKRLETVVTESQQARSVRFLLVAGGFSVVATLLYLALLRLAAYIQRKLLSWLPKKIRRHHDVLKVGQTPLFDTSNLFPVFRRLLALLYWIVVLLLTYEWLTFVLRRFPYTRPWGESLDNYLLNLAGYLLDAIVSAIPGLVIALMIFFIARGASAFSKRILERLARPGTISWLNEETLHPTMRLTALAIWLFALAMAYPYLPGAGTDAFKGLSVLIGLMISLGASSVVGQAAAGLILTYTRTLRPGEFVKIGEHEGTVTELGMFTTSIRTGLGEVLTLPNSMITGTVTKNYSRVVQGAGYVVDTVVTIGYDTPWRQVEAMLLEAASRTAGILQTPRPQVFQTALSDFYPEYRLVAQAVPSEPRPRAELLSLLHANVQDVFNEYGVQIMSPHYLGDPEHEKRVPKEGWYAAPAQAPHDQGDAQ, encoded by the coding sequence ATGACGTTTTACCAGCCCGCTTACGCTGATCAGGAAACTGCAGTCGTTACCGCGCCGGCTGCCGAACTGAAAGTGTTCAATCGCAGCATCCTGACCTTTCGCGCCACCTTGCTCGGCGAAACCCCGAAGGTTCGCATGCAACGTGCCGAAGCCGTGATCAACGAGATGATTGGCGGTACCGAAGATCTCGACATCAGGATCGATGCCATCCAGGACAGCTATCTGGTGCTGCTCGGTGAGCGTCGAGCGTTCATTGTCACACCCAAGGATACTGACGCCGATATCAGTGTTGCCGAGGCTGCCACTGAGGCTGCCAAGCGCCTCGAGACGGTTGTGACTGAATCACAGCAGGCGCGCAGCGTACGATTTTTGCTGGTCGCAGGCGGCTTCAGTGTGGTTGCTACCTTGCTGTACCTTGCCTTGTTGCGCCTTGCTGCGTATATACAGCGCAAGCTGTTGTCGTGGCTGCCGAAGAAAATTCGTCGCCATCATGATGTACTGAAGGTTGGCCAAACGCCCCTGTTCGATACCAGCAATCTGTTTCCCGTGTTCAGGCGCTTGTTGGCGTTGCTGTACTGGATTGTGGTGCTGCTGCTCACGTATGAATGGTTGACCTTCGTGTTGCGGCGTTTTCCCTACACCCGACCTTGGGGTGAGAGCCTTGATAACTACCTGCTGAACCTGGCGGGATATCTGCTGGATGCCATCGTCAGCGCGATTCCGGGGCTGGTGATTGCGCTGATGATCTTTTTCATCGCACGTGGGGCCAGCGCCTTCAGCAAACGCATTCTTGAGCGGCTGGCGCGTCCCGGCACGATTTCCTGGCTCAACGAAGAAACCCTGCACCCGACGATGCGCCTGACGGCCCTGGCGATCTGGCTGTTTGCCCTGGCGATGGCGTACCCCTACCTGCCCGGTGCCGGTACTGATGCGTTCAAAGGTCTGTCGGTGTTGATCGGCTTAATGATCTCGCTGGGGGCTTCGAGCGTGGTTGGCCAGGCGGCAGCCGGTCTGATCTTGACTTATACCCGCACCTTGCGCCCCGGCGAGTTCGTCAAAATTGGCGAGCATGAGGGCACGGTGACCGAGTTGGGCATGTTCACCACCAGTATTCGCACCGGGTTGGGGGAGGTGTTGACCCTGCCTAACTCGATGATTACCGGCACGGTGACGAAAAACTACTCGCGAGTGGTGCAGGGCGCTGGTTATGTGGTGGACACGGTTGTCACCATTGGCTACGACACACCCTGGCGCCAGGTCGAGGCCATGCTGCTGGAGGCGGCAAGCCGCACAGCCGGTATTCTGCAGACGCCGCGGCCGCAGGTATTTCAAACCGCGCTTTCGGACTTCTATCCCGAGTACCGCCTGGTCGCCCAGGCAGTGCCGAGCGAGCCGCGACCACGTGCCGAGTTGCTGTCGTTACTGCATGCCAATGTGCAGGATGTGTTCAACGAGTACGGCGTGCAGATCATGTCGCCGCACTACCTGGGCGATCCGGAACATGAAAAACGCGTGCCCAAGGAGGGCTGGTATGCCGCGCCCGCGCAGGCGCCACATGACCAGGGAGACGCGCAATGA